One window of uncultured Erythrobacter sp. genomic DNA carries:
- a CDS encoding translocation/assembly module TamB domain-containing protein → MAGEATTSSAAKANPSRKRIWAKRTGWLLAILLAPLLLAGLFLSTSIGKRFVTDQIAQVSPASGLRFEVGRIEGDIYGAAVLHDVTVKDTEGTFLTIPEAELDWNPLAWIWSGIDIRELTARRGTLQRLPQLLPGDPDAPILPDFDIRIDDFTIDNLTLAEGVAGEASQRVDFQAEVDIRKGRALIDAEGAFGSEDTLDMLIDAEPDGDRFDLALDYRAAADGPIAALAGLDAAYEARIAGEGTWSDWLGHALVQRQTDAGTSRVAGFRLTNSSGVYGAIGQVTPDLASDTLMDRAVGDALSLAVSGTLQEAVFDGVLAAVSPAIDLRGQGALDLAANSADPFRLRGNLRDPGLFAGNVLLEGLQFSADLDGPFRDLVIGHEVTVDRLVAGELTTASGLRQTGTAAFDGEALRVPLAVTSAQIVTGYPVIDPRLQQGTLSGLLTLTGSDLAIDNALVAFDGLNAQLSLRGDVASGAYALAGPVTARGLALENVGSVNANSKILLTFGSQVPWNLNANISGVLSEIANTSLANIAGEPVRFDGSFGMGAGRPIVMRDVEIDSERLQARLDSRIIGERTTLSGSGEHNAYGPFTFDAELAGEGASATLVLANPYPAAGLSNVRLGIAPSETGFAIAANGRSLLGPFEGTLGLALPADAPARIDIERLRVTRTNVTGSLNLLEDYVEGTLAVNGGGLDGTIALAPSSEGAQAFDVELAARRAGFGGEVPLSLAHADIEASGFFTQNSSRIEADMEGRRFAYGALSIDAFNVEAEVIDGRGSVQAAIAGSRADRFQLKFDGDFEPGRIAVIAQGEYGGRPITMPRRAVLTALDDGGYRLAPTQIGYARGYAIAEGMVSGNAVDLDIQLARMPLRLADLAGAELGLGGRLSGVVNWRMRGDAPPTGSARVRIDDFTRSGLVLSSRPIDVFVVADLAPTQLSIGARLREGDSELGRLDARVTGITGGADFGRRIMRGQLDARLSYQGPAQSLWRLAAIETFDLTGPLSVEARATGTLDDPRLTGDLSSDDLRLQSAISGTDINDINARGRFAGSRLELTQFAGSTRGGGSVSGSGYVDLANISASRGPEIDIRAAVTDARLLNAAGLDATLTGPLRIVSNGVDGTIAGRVTVNRASWALGVAAEDLRLPTIATREINRADSTTIQSAASGGSWRYLVDARARRGIAVDGMGLASEWGADIVLRGTVDDPRIGGEARLVRGDYTFAGTRFELTEGRIEFDENRPIDPRLDIEAEASANGTNVTIAITGNAQTPEIGFSATPALPEEEILARLLFGGSVTSLSATDAVQLGAALAALQGGGGGIDPIGQLRRSIGLDQLRIVSADPALGRGTGVALGKNLGRRFYIELVTDGQGYSASQVEYRVTSWLALLGTVSTIGRDSVLAEISRDY, encoded by the coding sequence GTTGGGCGGATCGAAGGCGACATTTACGGCGCAGCGGTGCTGCATGATGTGACGGTCAAGGACACCGAGGGCACTTTCCTCACGATCCCCGAAGCCGAACTCGACTGGAACCCGCTGGCGTGGATATGGAGCGGGATTGATATTCGCGAGCTGACCGCGCGGCGCGGGACGTTGCAGCGTCTGCCTCAACTGTTGCCGGGTGATCCCGACGCGCCGATCCTGCCCGATTTCGATATCCGCATCGATGATTTCACCATCGACAATTTGACCTTGGCAGAAGGCGTCGCGGGTGAGGCCTCTCAACGGGTCGATTTCCAGGCCGAGGTTGATATTCGCAAAGGGCGCGCCCTGATCGATGCCGAAGGTGCGTTCGGCTCCGAAGACACGCTCGACATGCTGATCGATGCCGAACCCGATGGCGACCGCTTCGATCTCGCGCTGGATTACCGCGCGGCGGCGGATGGCCCGATTGCCGCGCTTGCTGGACTCGATGCCGCCTATGAGGCGCGCATTGCAGGCGAGGGTACATGGAGCGACTGGCTGGGCCATGCGCTTGTGCAGCGGCAAACGGATGCTGGGACCAGCCGTGTTGCGGGTTTTCGCCTGACTAATTCCTCGGGTGTGTACGGAGCAATCGGGCAGGTGACTCCGGATTTGGCGAGCGACACGCTGATGGATCGCGCGGTTGGTGATGCGCTTTCGCTGGCGGTATCGGGCACGCTGCAAGAGGCGGTGTTCGACGGAGTGCTTGCCGCTGTCAGCCCCGCGATTGATCTGCGCGGTCAAGGCGCGCTCGACCTTGCTGCTAACAGCGCTGATCCATTCCGACTTCGCGGCAATTTGCGCGATCCGGGGCTGTTCGCGGGCAATGTCCTGCTTGAAGGTCTGCAATTCTCCGCAGACCTCGACGGGCCATTCCGCGACCTTGTTATCGGGCATGAGGTGACGGTGGACCGGCTGGTCGCGGGCGAACTGACGACTGCAAGCGGGCTAAGGCAAACCGGCACAGCAGCCTTTGATGGTGAAGCCTTGCGCGTCCCGCTCGCGGTCACCTCTGCGCAGATCGTCACCGGTTACCCGGTGATCGATCCCCGGCTGCAACAGGGTACGCTTTCTGGCTTGCTCACCCTCACCGGCAGCGATCTGGCGATTGATAACGCTTTGGTCGCCTTTGACGGGCTCAATGCCCAGCTTTCACTGCGAGGGGACGTTGCGAGCGGAGCCTATGCGCTGGCTGGGCCAGTGACGGCGCGGGGTCTGGCGCTCGAAAATGTCGGCTCCGTCAACGCCAATTCCAAGATATTGCTCACTTTCGGGTCGCAAGTGCCGTGGAACCTGAATGCCAATATCTCTGGCGTGCTCAGCGAAATTGCAAATACGAGCCTTGCCAATATCGCAGGCGAACCCGTCCGTTTCGACGGAAGTTTCGGCATGGGCGCGGGCCGTCCGATTGTGATGCGCGATGTGGAGATCGATAGCGAGCGATTGCAAGCGCGGCTCGACAGCCGGATCATTGGCGAGCGCACCACGCTTTCAGGGTCGGGTGAGCACAACGCATATGGCCCCTTCACCTTCGATGCCGAACTGGCGGGCGAGGGCGCGAGCGCGACATTGGTGCTTGCCAATCCTTATCCAGCGGCAGGGCTTTCCAATGTGCGTCTGGGGATCGCGCCGAGCGAGACGGGCTTTGCGATAGCGGCGAATGGCCGCTCCCTGCTGGGTCCGTTCGAAGGGACGCTCGGCCTCGCTCTGCCAGCTGACGCTCCCGCCCGCATCGACATCGAGCGACTGCGCGTCACCCGCACCAATGTCACTGGATCGCTGAACCTGCTCGAAGACTATGTTGAGGGCACGCTGGCCGTAAATGGAGGCGGGCTGGACGGCACAATCGCGCTGGCGCCCTCGTCAGAAGGTGCGCAAGCCTTCGACGTCGAGCTTGCCGCCCGCCGGGCCGGATTTGGCGGAGAGGTGCCGCTGTCGCTTGCCCACGCCGATATCGAGGCAAGCGGTTTCTTCACCCAGAATTCCAGCCGGATCGAGGCGGATATGGAGGGCCGCAGGTTTGCATATGGTGCGCTCTCAATTGACGCCTTCAATGTCGAAGCCGAGGTGATTGACGGACGCGGGAGTGTCCAGGCGGCAATTGCCGGAAGCCGCGCAGACCGTTTCCAGCTCAAATTCGATGGCGATTTCGAGCCGGGTCGGATCGCTGTGATCGCGCAAGGCGAATATGGCGGGCGGCCCATCACCATGCCGCGTCGCGCTGTGCTGACAGCGCTGGACGACGGCGGCTATCGCCTCGCGCCGACGCAGATCGGATATGCGCGCGGCTATGCGATTGCGGAAGGCATGGTCAGCGGCAATGCCGTCGATCTCGACATTCAGCTCGCGCGGATGCCGCTGCGGCTGGCCGATCTTGCAGGCGCTGAGTTGGGGCTTGGCGGGCGGCTTTCGGGTGTGGTCAATTGGAGGATGCGGGGTGATGCACCCCCCACCGGCAGCGCGCGCGTGCGGATCGACGACTTCACCCGCTCCGGCCTCGTGCTCTCTTCGCGCCCGATAGACGTCTTTGTGGTTGCCGACCTCGCACCTACCCAGCTCAGCATCGGGGCGCGGCTGCGCGAAGGGGATAGCGAGCTTGGGCGGCTCGATGCCCGCGTGACAGGGATCACTGGCGGTGCGGACTTCGGGCGCAGGATCATGCGCGGACAGCTTGATGCGCGGCTGAGCTATCAAGGTCCCGCGCAGTCGCTATGGCGCCTCGCGGCAATCGAGACATTCGACCTTACCGGCCCGCTATCGGTGGAGGCCCGCGCGACCGGTACGCTAGACGATCCGCGTTTAACGGGCGACCTGTCGAGCGACGATCTGCGGCTCCAGAGCGCGATTTCGGGCACGGACATCAACGATATCAATGCGCGCGGGCGCTTTGCCGGATCGAGGCTTGAGCTTACACAATTCGCCGGTTCCACGCGCGGCGGGGGAAGCGTGAGCGGCAGCGGCTATGTCGACCTTGCCAATATCTCTGCCAGCCGTGGTCCAGAGATCGACATCCGCGCCGCCGTTACCGATGCACGGCTGCTCAACGCAGCTGGCCTCGATGCGACTTTGACCGGCCCCTTGCGTATCGTCTCGAACGGAGTGGACGGCACGATTGCGGGCCGGGTCACGGTCAACCGCGCGAGCTGGGCGCTGGGTGTTGCAGCCGAAGACCTGCGGCTTCCCACCATCGCCACGCGCGAGATCAACCGGGCGGACAGCACTACGATACAGAGCGCAGCGAGCGGAGGCTCGTGGCGTTACCTCGTCGATGCGCGTGCGCGGCGCGGTATCGCCGTCGATGGCATGGGTCTGGCCAGCGAGTGGGGCGCTGACATTGTCCTTCGCGGGACAGTCGACGACCCGCGCATTGGCGGCGAGGCGCGGCTTGTCCGCGGCGATTACACCTTTGCTGGCACCCGCTTCGAGCTGACCGAGGGTCGGATCGAATTTGACGAGAATCGCCCAATTGATCCGCGCCTCGATATCGAGGCCGAAGCGAGCGCCAACGGCACCAATGTCACCATCGCCATCACAGGCAATGCCCAGACCCCCGAAATCGGCTTTTCTGCCACGCCTGCCCTTCCTGAAGAGGAGATCCTCGCGCGGCTGCTGTTTGGCGGCTCGGTCACTTCGCTTTCGGCGACCGATGCAGTCCAGCTCGGTGCTGCCTTGGCAGCGCTGCAAGGCGGCGGAGGCGGGATCGATCCGATTGGCCAGCTGCGCCGCTCGATCGGCCTCGACCAGCTCCGCATTGTGAGCGCCGACCCAGCGCTGGGCCGGGGAACCGGCGTCGCATTGGGCAAGAACCTGGGTCGGCGCTTCTATATCGAACTGGTGACAGACGGGCAGGGTTACAGCGCATCGCAGGTCGAATACCGCGTGACGAGCTGGCTCGCTTTGCTCGGCACGGTTTCGACCATCGGGCGCGACAGCGTGCTCGCCGAGATTAGTCGGGACTACTAG
- a CDS encoding lysozyme: MSHNPTTKAAPQPAPRKPIFDLVRRMLGRGFKQSEVDALDNLLDESPDMGPDTGLETRVEGLDAEAAKVSSLDRVTGGPSVPSIRRKDRLSFLRKRKIGTAGTALIKRFEGCARLRRDGLVEAYPDPGTGAEPWTIGWGATGPGLGGTERIGPDTVWTQEQCDKRLDDDLVRYARDVERAIGDTPTSQEQFDAMVSFHYNTGAISRATLTKKHNAGDYAGAAAEFARWNKAGGRVLKGLVRRRAAEAKLYVS; the protein is encoded by the coding sequence ATGTCACACAATCCAACCACCAAAGCCGCCCCCCAACCCGCCCCGCGCAAGCCGATCTTTGATCTGGTTCGCCGGATGCTCGGGCGCGGCTTCAAGCAATCTGAAGTCGATGCGCTCGACAACCTCCTCGATGAAAGCCCTGATATGGGCCCTGACACCGGGCTCGAAACCCGAGTCGAAGGACTTGATGCTGAGGCAGCGAAAGTTTCCTCTCTGGACCGTGTAACAGGCGGTCCAAGTGTCCCTTCGATACGGCGCAAGGATCGCCTTTCCTTCCTCAGAAAGCGCAAGATCGGGACGGCCGGAACCGCGCTCATCAAACGCTTTGAAGGCTGCGCAAGGTTGCGCCGCGATGGCTTGGTAGAGGCCTATCCTGATCCCGGCACCGGCGCGGAACCATGGACCATCGGCTGGGGCGCAACCGGACCCGGCCTTGGCGGAACGGAACGCATCGGCCCCGATACGGTGTGGACACAGGAGCAATGCGACAAACGGCTCGATGATGATCTGGTGCGCTATGCTCGCGATGTCGAGCGCGCGATTGGCGACACGCCGACTTCGCAAGAGCAGTTCGATGCCATGGTCAGCTTTCACTACAACACCGGCGCGATCAGCCGCGCGACGCTCACAAAGAAGCACAATGCGGGCGACTATGCCGGCGCTGCAGCGGAATTCGCGCGCTGGAACAAGGCCGGCGGACGGGTGCTCAAAGGTTTGGTGCGCAGGCGCGCGGCTGAGGCCAAGCTCTATGTGAGCTGA